In Planctomycetia bacterium, one DNA window encodes the following:
- a CDS encoding MBL fold metallo-hydrolase gives MRNVARNVWQISGFPPGAINCYLVGDGDRHILIDAGSKLDRRVILRRLRGANVSLVALTHVHPDHQGAVVAVCNAFNCPLACHDADRPAMEGRSPMLPDKRPIRWSSRFFGGPPRQVDQSLRDGDNVAGFRVLEAPGHTPGHVIFFREADRVAIAGDLATNMNFLTLRPGLHQPPAFFSVDPARNRASFKKLVELNPGIVLFGHGPPLRDMSALRAFAQRLERGQRAAAEGV, from the coding sequence ATTCGCAACGTCGCACGAAACGTCTGGCAGATCAGCGGCTTTCCGCCCGGCGCGATCAATTGTTACCTCGTTGGTGATGGCGACCGGCACATTCTCATCGACGCCGGTTCGAAGCTTGATCGGCGCGTCATCCTGCGGCGTCTGCGCGGTGCGAATGTCTCACTCGTGGCACTCACACACGTTCATCCCGATCACCAGGGCGCGGTGGTCGCCGTGTGCAACGCGTTCAACTGCCCGCTCGCCTGTCACGATGCCGACCGACCGGCGATGGAAGGACGCTCCCCCATGCTGCCCGACAAACGCCCGATCCGCTGGTCGAGCCGGTTCTTCGGCGGGCCGCCGCGGCAGGTCGACCAGTCGCTCCGAGATGGCGACAACGTGGCCGGCTTCCGCGTCCTCGAAGCGCCCGGGCACACGCCGGGGCACGTGATCTTCTTCCGCGAGGCCGACCGCGTGGCCATCGCCGGCGATCTCGCAACGAACATGAACTTCCTCACGCTGCGCCCCGGCCTGCATCAACCGCCGGCCTTCTTCAGCGTCGATCCGGCTCGCAATCGTGCATCTTTCAAGAAGCTTGTCGAATTAAACCCCGGCATCGTGCTGTTCGGGCACGGCCCCCCATTGCGTGACATGAGCGCCCTGCGCGCGTTCGCCCAGCGACTGGAGCGCGGTCAGCGCGCGGCAGCCGAGGGCGTTTGA
- a CDS encoding cbb3-type cytochrome c oxidase subunit I, giving the protein MTTPASAAVPHDDAPARPTHELVDQQMVLFHLIAALVFLGVSILAGFLYSFQFLQRYPLPGIELFSPGRWRLVHTNGVAYGFIANAFLGALHWMIPRLTMRPVYSRKLSLFIFYAWQAVVLVTAGGLLAGHAQALEWGETPVYVDPVALVGLVLVAINFLKPIFATTGPMYVALWYFIAAFIWTVLVYAMGNFIPEYFVGGSAAGAIGGMFIHDLVGLFVTPLGWGMMYYFVPILLKKPIWSHGLSLVGFWGLAFFYPLTGIHHFLYSPIPMFLQYGAVITTIAIELVVATVIVNFFLTIRGRGDALRTSLPIRWFYTGMIFYFTTCLQCAFQTTMTFQKIIHFTDWVVGHAHLVMFGVFGFWLLGMMVYLIPRVLNVPWYSASLNSWHYWLTAFGTLIMFLDLLVAGLVQGFLWRDLAPWEESIRASMPFWLVRTFSGIMIVVGQFMFFYNVYMTWRAAASRPARAPAPVPA; this is encoded by the coding sequence ATGACGACGCCCGCTTCCGCCGCCGTGCCCCACGACGACGCACCCGCTCGCCCAACTCATGAGCTGGTCGATCAACAGATGGTGCTGTTTCACCTGATCGCTGCACTGGTCTTTCTCGGTGTGTCGATCCTCGCGGGGTTTCTTTACTCGTTCCAGTTCCTCCAGCGCTATCCGCTACCCGGGATCGAACTGTTCTCCCCCGGCCGCTGGCGGCTGGTTCATACCAACGGTGTCGCCTACGGGTTCATTGCCAACGCCTTCCTCGGCGCGCTGCACTGGATGATCCCGCGACTGACGATGCGCCCGGTCTACAGCCGCAAGCTGTCGCTGTTCATTTTCTACGCATGGCAGGCGGTCGTGCTGGTCACTGCCGGCGGGCTGCTCGCCGGACACGCGCAGGCGCTCGAATGGGGCGAGACGCCCGTCTATGTTGATCCCGTCGCGCTCGTCGGCCTCGTGCTGGTGGCGATCAACTTTTTGAAGCCGATCTTCGCCACCACCGGTCCGATGTACGTCGCCCTCTGGTATTTCATCGCCGCGTTCATCTGGACTGTGCTGGTCTATGCCATGGGAAATTTCATCCCCGAGTATTTCGTCGGCGGCTCGGCGGCCGGCGCGATCGGCGGCATGTTCATCCACGACCTCGTCGGCCTGTTCGTTACCCCGCTGGGTTGGGGCATGATGTACTACTTCGTACCGATCCTTCTCAAGAAACCGATCTGGAGCCACGGATTGAGCCTCGTCGGTTTCTGGGGCCTCGCGTTCTTCTACCCGCTGACGGGCATTCACCATTTCCTCTACAGCCCGATCCCGATGTTTCTGCAATACGGCGCCGTCATCACCACCATCGCCATCGAGCTGGTCGTCGCCACGGTCATCGTCAATTTCTTCCTGACGATCCGCGGCCGCGGCGACGCCCTGCGGACCAGCCTGCCGATTCGCTGGTTCTACACCGGCATGATCTTCTACTTCACGACGTGCCTGCAATGCGCATTTCAAACCACGATGACGTTTCAGAAGATCATCCACTTCACTGACTGGGTGGTCGGCCACGCGCACCTCGTCATGTTCGGCGTCTTCGGATTCTGGCTGCTGGGCATGATGGTCTATCTCATCCCGCGCGTGTTGAATGTCCCGTGGTACAGCGCATCGCTCAATAGCTGGCATTACTGGCTGACGGCCTTCGGCACGCTCATCATGTTTCTTGACTTACTCGTCGCCGGTCTGGTGCAGGGGTTCCTCTGGCGCGATCTCGCCCCGTGGGAGGAGTCGATCCGCGCGTCGATGCCCTTCTGGCTCGTGCGCACCTTCAGCGGCATCATGATCGTCGTTGGGCAGTTCATGTTCTTCTACAACGTGTACATGACTTGGCGCGCCGCGGCGAGCAGACCGGCCCGCGCACCGGCGCCGGTTCCCGCGTGA
- a CDS encoding nucleotidyl transferase AbiEii/AbiGii toxin family protein, producing MQYVVLQAISASPLRDVLIFKGGNALRFVYANRRGTMDLDFTATSALPDDKPSIGLALDSAFVVAFGQFGVKLRYQSAQRNPPGADKHFPTYEVKVGYQFPGDRYFPEFDARAQPVSSVVDLEISLNDVVCDDALIKLDPQRDLCTRVCSVEDIVAEKLRALLQQRVRKRHRKQDAYDIASMLRMHRDQINPERVTQFFLRKAKARGINPSRSMFDDEIRRRASCEYETLFDDERDPYYIPFDQAWDEVIRLVHALDIPP from the coding sequence GTGCAGTACGTTGTTCTTCAGGCCATCTCCGCATCGCCTCTGCGCGATGTCCTCATCTTCAAGGGCGGCAATGCGCTGCGATTCGTTTACGCCAATCGTCGAGGTACGATGGATCTTGATTTCACCGCGACAAGCGCCCTGCCGGACGACAAGCCGTCCATCGGTCTGGCGCTGGACAGCGCGTTTGTCGTGGCGTTCGGACAATTCGGAGTCAAGCTGCGTTATCAAAGCGCGCAACGCAACCCGCCCGGCGCGGACAAGCATTTTCCCACCTACGAGGTCAAGGTCGGTTACCAGTTCCCTGGCGATCGATACTTTCCTGAATTTGATGCTCGCGCACAACCCGTATCCTCCGTCGTCGACCTGGAGATCAGCTTGAACGATGTCGTTTGTGATGACGCTTTGATCAAACTTGATCCGCAGCGCGACCTTTGCACGCGCGTCTGTTCCGTGGAGGACATCGTTGCGGAGAAGCTCCGCGCCTTGCTCCAGCAGCGTGTGCGGAAAAGACACCGAAAACAAGATGCCTACGACATTGCATCGATGTTGAGGATGCATCGGGATCAAATCAACCCTGAAAGAGTTACGCAGTTTTTTCTTCGAAAGGCCAAGGCACGGGGAATCAATCCCAGTCGTTCGATGTTCGATGACGAAATCCGAAGACGCGCCAGTTGCGAATACGAAACCCTTTTCGATGATGAACGCGATCCCTACTACATTCCATTCGATCAAGCCTGGGATGAGGTGATCCGACTGGTCCACGCACTGGATATCCCTCCCTAG
- a CDS encoding 6-phosphofructokinase, whose translation MAHSRLAIIVGGGPAPGINAVIGATTIEAVNRGMTVVGILDGFKHLSSDRFVAERHTEELTISRVARIHFDGGSILRTARTTLLDESALDEDMTVRPDNAKVDRVLRHFTELGVTHVVTIGGDDTALSARFVSERSGGRIRVVHVPKTIDNDLPLPGDIPTFGFNTARHLGSELIANLMEDAKTTGRWYIVVAMGRHAGFLALGMGKATGATLTLIPEEFAETVTLGQIADVLEGAIIKRRAMGRVDGVAIVAEGLAYRLGDREELERMLNKKVPMDAAGHLRLAEVPLARMLTDELTRRFSERGDSLTIIPQTIGYMLRCAPPTPLDIAYCRELGNGAIRILLDPKIDHSVGVMVTIQSNELVPMRFSDMVDPQTNRTRIRQVDIDSDGYRTARAYMIRLESEDLENPVMLAKLATAAKMDEAGFKQKFRRAATRLQRCPATGRMEIPDNEVQTPSAAAR comes from the coding sequence GTGGCTCATTCTCGTTTGGCAATCATCGTGGGCGGGGGACCTGCTCCGGGGATCAACGCCGTGATTGGTGCGACGACCATCGAGGCCGTCAACAGGGGCATGACGGTCGTCGGCATCCTTGACGGCTTCAAGCACCTGTCGAGCGATCGGTTCGTTGCCGAGCGGCACACCGAGGAGCTGACAATCTCCCGCGTCGCGCGGATTCACTTCGACGGCGGGTCGATCCTGCGGACGGCTCGGACGACGCTGCTTGATGAATCGGCCCTCGATGAGGACATGACGGTCCGGCCGGACAACGCGAAGGTCGATCGCGTGCTGCGGCATTTCACGGAACTGGGGGTGACGCACGTGGTGACGATCGGGGGGGACGACACGGCGCTGTCGGCGCGGTTCGTTTCGGAGCGGAGCGGCGGGCGCATCCGCGTCGTGCATGTGCCCAAGACGATTGATAACGATCTTCCGCTGCCGGGGGATATTCCGACATTTGGCTTTAATACCGCGCGGCATCTCGGCAGCGAGTTGATTGCGAATCTGATGGAAGACGCAAAGACAACGGGCCGCTGGTATATCGTCGTGGCGATGGGTCGGCACGCGGGGTTCCTCGCGCTGGGCATGGGCAAGGCGACCGGCGCGACGTTGACGCTGATCCCCGAGGAGTTCGCCGAGACGGTGACGTTGGGGCAGATCGCGGATGTGCTGGAGGGCGCGATCATCAAGCGGCGGGCGATGGGTCGCGTGGATGGCGTCGCCATCGTCGCCGAGGGCCTGGCCTATCGGCTGGGCGACCGCGAGGAACTGGAGCGCATGCTGAACAAGAAGGTGCCGATGGACGCGGCGGGACATTTGCGCCTGGCCGAGGTTCCGCTGGCGCGCATGCTGACCGATGAGTTGACGCGGCGATTCAGCGAGCGCGGCGACAGCCTGACGATCATTCCACAGACGATTGGCTACATGCTGCGGTGTGCCCCGCCGACGCCGCTCGACATCGCTTATTGCCGTGAGCTGGGCAACGGGGCGATTCGCATCCTGCTCGATCCGAAGATCGACCATTCCGTCGGCGTGATGGTGACGATCCAGTCCAACGAGCTGGTGCCGATGCGTTTCAGCGACATGGTGGATCCGCAGACCAATCGCACGCGCATCCGGCAGGTCGATATCGACTCCGACGGCTACCGCACGGCGCGAGCTTACATGATCCGCCTCGAAAGCGAGGATTTGGAAAACCCCGTTATGCTCGCGAAGCTCGCGACGGCCGCAAAGATGGACGAAGCGGGGTTCAAGCAAAAATTCCGTCGCGCGGCGACGCGGCTTCAGCGCTGCCCGGCCACGGGGCGCATGGAAATTCCGGACAACGAAGTTCAAACGCCCTCGGCTGCCGCGCGCTGA
- a CDS encoding sulfite exporter TauE/SafE family protein has product MTALSATTLGAVLVGGLLGSAHCIGMCGGIAAALGTLDIPMRPLVLRHLAYNFGRVFTYAFMGAMAGAAGLWLDQYRLPLVAAQQVFSILAGVIMLAVGLNVLGVLRLPRSWAMPELLSPLFKALLNARSPGGFFLAGLANGFLPCGLVYAFVAMAAASGAVIAGGALMAAFGLGTIPAMLAVGCGSRLLTHTARLRVYRVAAVLIVLLGSVTVARAFTAPSGACHDGSSHATGADPAHNCCDTPDR; this is encoded by the coding sequence ATGACGGCTTTGTCGGCAACCACCCTCGGCGCGGTCCTCGTCGGCGGCCTGCTCGGCTCGGCGCACTGCATCGGCATGTGCGGCGGCATCGCCGCCGCGCTTGGCACACTCGATATCCCCATGCGCCCGCTCGTGCTGCGGCACCTGGCCTACAATTTCGGTCGCGTGTTCACCTATGCCTTCATGGGCGCGATGGCCGGGGCAGCGGGGCTCTGGCTCGACCAATATCGCCTGCCGCTCGTCGCCGCGCAGCAGGTGTTTTCCATCCTTGCGGGTGTCATCATGCTGGCAGTCGGCCTGAACGTCTTGGGAGTCCTTCGCCTGCCGCGTTCGTGGGCCATGCCCGAATTGCTGTCCCCCCTGTTCAAGGCGCTGCTCAACGCGCGCTCGCCCGGTGGTTTCTTCCTCGCCGGTCTCGCCAACGGATTCCTCCCGTGCGGACTCGTCTACGCCTTCGTTGCCATGGCTGCGGCAAGCGGCGCCGTCATCGCCGGCGGCGCGCTCATGGCCGCCTTCGGACTCGGAACGATCCCCGCGATGCTCGCCGTCGGCTGCGGCAGTCGACTACTCACACACACGGCACGACTCCGCGTTTATCGCGTCGCGGCCGTGCTGATCGTCCTGCTGGGCAGCGTCACGGTGGCACGCGCGTTCACCGCGCCGAGCGGCGCCTGCCACGATGGATCCAGCCATGCAACCGGAGCCGATCCCGCGCATAATTGCTGCGACACACCTGACCGTTGA
- a CDS encoding cation-translocating P-type ATPase, translating into MNACHFCHLPMPARGSAATPDADRFCCIGCRIAAEITRARGEGGQAAWIMARLGIAVFLTMSVMVMATYLYGYEWSARAGPTTPAHGEMPSALAGVVRYICLIFATPVFFILGIPVWNSAVANARRGVASTDLLIVLGVAAAYIYSYVSTLRGEGGVYFETACMILVFVTLGRYLETSMKLHASDAVRGLESLFPASVSVRNDANQITTLPLSAVRAGQSIVVPAGQRIAVDGIILDGASFVDEQLLTGESAPVARRIGDAVRAGTLNTDGVLVVRATRVGEESTLGRLVRLLDDARRSKGRYERLADRIASWLIGATIVTAALGAYLGAMRGGLEESLMTALAVLLIACPCSLGIATPLAIWVALGAAAARRVLFTGGEAIEKLACVRTVCFDKTGTLTGGTPTVASFTASEADSETVLRTAAGMASLSTHALSRGIADYIALRRVTPARFGNVQTLPARGLIGQRDEQLCAMGSPELMAERGFAFNAAMRAALEKAESAARPVVCIGWSGSVRGVFALDETLRPTARSALAAIRRIGARVMVLTGDHAQRGEALARELDVPVRSRLAPQDKIRCVEQAQSTSAVAMVGDGLNDAPALAAADVGIALGCGADLTRESADVCLLGDDPAAVPWAMMLARRAVRTIRFNLLWACIYNVGGMGLAVAGKLSPLVAAAAMVVSSLMVVSHSARLAQAAQRLDEPADSLAEFPAHNQAKKSGPPRAGRATMEALS; encoded by the coding sequence ATGAACGCCTGCCACTTCTGCCATTTGCCGATGCCCGCGCGAGGCAGCGCCGCCACGCCGGACGCGGATCGCTTCTGCTGCATCGGCTGTCGAATCGCCGCGGAGATCACCCGCGCGCGGGGCGAAGGCGGGCAGGCCGCATGGATCATGGCCCGCCTCGGCATCGCCGTCTTTCTCACGATGTCCGTCATGGTCATGGCGACGTATCTGTACGGCTACGAATGGTCGGCTCGCGCCGGTCCCACGACACCGGCGCACGGCGAGATGCCCTCGGCCTTGGCCGGCGTTGTTCGCTACATATGTCTTATTTTTGCAACGCCGGTATTCTTCATCCTCGGAATTCCCGTGTGGAACAGCGCCGTGGCGAACGCGCGCCGCGGGGTTGCTTCCACCGATCTGCTCATCGTGCTCGGCGTCGCCGCGGCGTACATTTACTCCTACGTCTCCACCCTGCGCGGCGAGGGCGGCGTCTACTTCGAAACCGCCTGCATGATCCTCGTCTTCGTCACGCTTGGCCGCTACCTCGAAACCTCCATGAAGCTCCACGCCTCCGATGCCGTCCGCGGCCTCGAATCGCTTTTCCCCGCTTCCGTCTCCGTTCGGAACGACGCCAACCAGATCACGACCCTGCCCCTGTCCGCCGTACGCGCCGGCCAGAGCATCGTTGTGCCCGCCGGTCAGCGCATCGCCGTCGATGGCATCATTCTCGATGGCGCGTCGTTCGTGGACGAGCAACTTCTCACCGGTGAAAGCGCACCGGTCGCTCGACGAATCGGTGACGCCGTTCGCGCAGGCACGCTCAACACCGACGGCGTGCTCGTGGTTCGTGCCACGCGCGTCGGCGAGGAAAGCACCCTCGGTCGACTCGTTCGTCTGCTCGACGACGCACGACGAAGCAAGGGCCGGTACGAGCGCCTGGCCGATCGGATCGCTTCGTGGCTGATTGGCGCCACGATCGTAACCGCCGCGCTCGGGGCCTATCTCGGCGCGATGCGCGGCGGCCTGGAAGAATCGCTCATGACCGCGCTGGCGGTATTGCTCATTGCCTGCCCCTGCTCGCTGGGCATCGCCACGCCGCTGGCGATCTGGGTCGCGCTGGGCGCGGCCGCGGCCCGGCGAGTGCTGTTCACGGGTGGTGAGGCGATCGAAAAGCTCGCATGCGTGCGAACCGTCTGCTTCGACAAGACCGGTACGCTGACCGGGGGCACGCCCACGGTTGCGAGTTTCACGGCGAGCGAGGCGGATTCGGAAACGGTTCTGCGCACCGCGGCTGGGATGGCTTCACTTAGCACGCACGCGCTGTCGCGCGGAATTGCCGATTACATTGCGCTGCGCCGTGTAACGCCCGCGCGATTCGGCAACGTACAAACGCTTCCGGCGCGCGGCCTGATCGGTCAGCGGGATGAACAACTGTGCGCGATGGGCAGTCCCGAGTTGATGGCCGAGCGGGGATTTGCGTTTAATGCGGCGATGCGAGCCGCACTGGAGAAGGCCGAATCTGCCGCGAGGCCGGTGGTCTGCATCGGATGGAGCGGTTCGGTGCGCGGGGTATTCGCGCTGGATGAGACCCTGCGTCCCACGGCGAGGTCCGCGCTGGCCGCGATTCGCCGTATCGGTGCGAGGGTGATGGTGCTGACGGGCGATCACGCACAGCGCGGCGAGGCCCTCGCGCGCGAGCTGGACGTACCGGTCCGCTCGCGCCTTGCTCCGCAGGACAAGATTCGTTGCGTGGAACAAGCACAGTCCACAAGCGCGGTCGCAATGGTCGGCGACGGGTTGAATGACGCGCCGGCCCTGGCAGCGGCTGACGTGGGCATCGCGCTGGGTTGCGGCGCGGACCTCACGCGCGAGTCGGCCGACGTCTGCCTGCTGGGCGATGATCCGGCCGCCGTGCCGTGGGCCATGATGCTGGCGCGCCGCGCCGTTCGGACGATTCGCTTCAATTTGCTTTGGGCCTGCATCTACAATGTCGGCGGCATGGGGTTGGCCGTCGCGGGCAAGCTGTCGCCGCTCGTTGCCGCCGCTGCCATGGTCGTGAGCAGCCTCATGGTCGTCTCCCACTCGGCTCGACTGGCGCAAGCCGCCCAACGGCTCGATGAGCCTGCGGATTCGCTCGCCGAATTTCCTGCACATAATCAAGCGAAGAAATCAGGACCACCCCGCGCGGGGCGTGCCACGATGGAGGCACTTTCATGA
- the trpS gene encoding tryptophan--tRNA ligase, translating into MRILSGVQPSGKLHLGNYFGAMKQHIELQHDHECFIFIANYHALTTIQDPARLTGLTRDVAIDYLALGLDPAKACLFRQSDVPEVCELAWILSTVTGKGLLERAVSYKDKVARGLSASMGLFSYPILQAADILIYRSDAVPVGKDQVQHIEMTADMAGYFHNTYKCEVFTLPQAKLNDAAIVPGLDGEKMSKSYGNTIDLFEDARSAKKKIMAIKTDSTPVESPKNPDTCTVFALLKLFLDATELAEWRQRYEQGGMGYGDAKKRLAEAFEARFGPAREKRAALEKDTGYVEEVLTAAGKKARAVAQAVMKDVRRACGIVVST; encoded by the coding sequence ATGCGAATCCTTAGCGGCGTACAACCTTCCGGCAAGCTTCACCTCGGCAACTACTTCGGCGCGATGAAGCAGCACATCGAGCTTCAGCACGACCACGAGTGCTTCATCTTCATCGCCAATTACCACGCGCTCACGACCATTCAGGACCCGGCGCGGCTCACCGGCCTCACGCGCGACGTGGCGATCGATTACCTTGCGCTCGGCCTCGACCCGGCCAAGGCCTGCCTCTTTCGCCAGAGCGACGTGCCGGAGGTCTGCGAGCTGGCGTGGATTCTCTCCACCGTCACCGGCAAGGGGCTGCTCGAACGGGCCGTCAGCTACAAGGACAAAGTCGCGCGCGGCCTGTCGGCCTCGATGGGCCTGTTCAGTTACCCGATCCTCCAGGCCGCCGACATACTCATTTATCGCAGCGACGCCGTGCCCGTCGGCAAGGACCAGGTGCAGCACATCGAGATGACCGCCGACATGGCGGGATACTTTCACAATACGTACAAGTGCGAGGTCTTCACGCTGCCGCAGGCGAAGCTCAACGACGCCGCCATCGTCCCCGGCCTCGACGGCGAGAAGATGAGCAAGAGCTACGGCAACACGATCGATCTGTTCGAGGACGCCAGGAGCGCGAAGAAGAAGATCATGGCGATCAAGACCGACAGCACGCCGGTCGAATCGCCCAAGAACCCCGACACCTGCACGGTCTTCGCGTTGCTTAAGCTTTTCCTCGACGCAACGGAACTGGCCGAGTGGCGGCAGCGTTACGAACAAGGCGGCATGGGCTACGGCGACGCGAAGAAACGGCTGGCCGAGGCGTTTGAAGCGCGCTTCGGCCCCGCGCGCGAGAAGCGCGCCGCGCTGGAGAAAGACACCGGGTACGTCGAGGAGGTGCTCACGGCGGCGGGTAAGAAGGCCCGCGCCGTCGCACAGGCCGTCATGAAAGACGTGCGCCGGGCCTGCGGAATCGTCGTTTCAACGTAG
- a CDS encoding HAD family phosphatase, with translation MLRAIIFDFDGVIADTEPLHYAAFERVLRDTPLAITREEYFARYVGLSDRVFLERLAADRRAAFGDELKRFYDEKYQVYLELIGQGTSLIAGLNEFLADLPANLPVAICSGARRTEIDLILSQHNLASRFPIIVSSEDVHSSKPEPHGYLMTLHKLRALYLYGKEHAKDVDPIEAMPADSCLAIEDSPQGILAARAAGMRTLAMLPSHIASDVSAADLRRENFRGLTWDDLCYRFVSQG, from the coding sequence ATGCTTCGCGCGATCATCTTCGATTTCGACGGCGTCATCGCCGACACCGAGCCGCTGCACTACGCAGCGTTCGAGCGCGTCTTGCGCGACACGCCGCTGGCCATCACGCGCGAGGAATACTTCGCCCGGTACGTCGGTCTCTCGGATCGCGTCTTTCTTGAGCGGCTGGCCGCCGACCGGCGCGCCGCATTCGGCGACGAGCTGAAGCGATTCTACGACGAAAAGTATCAGGTCTATTTGGAGCTGATCGGCCAAGGCACGTCGCTTATCGCCGGGCTGAACGAGTTTCTCGCCGACTTGCCTGCGAACCTGCCGGTCGCCATTTGCAGCGGTGCCCGCCGCACGGAGATCGATCTGATCCTGTCGCAGCACAACCTCGCGTCGCGATTCCCGATCATCGTCTCCTCCGAAGACGTGCATTCGTCCAAGCCCGAGCCGCACGGTTACCTGATGACGCTGCACAAACTCCGCGCCCTATACCTTTACGGCAAAGAGCATGCGAAGGATGTGGACCCGATCGAAGCGATGCCCGCCGATTCCTGCCTCGCCATCGAGGACAGCCCGCAGGGCATTCTCGCTGCCCGCGCCGCCGGAATGCGCACGCTGGCCATGCTGCCGTCGCATATCGCATCGGACGTGTCGGCGGCCGACCTGCGCCGGGAAAACTTCCGCGGCCTGACGTGGGACGACTTGTGCTATCGGTTTGTTTCGCAAGGTTGA
- a CDS encoding site-2 protease family protein, which produces MLAAVEFTPLMIAALIGWIISVCFHEFSHALVAYWGGDTSTAERGYLTFNPAKYIDPFFSLAIPAAVFLLGGFPLPGGAVLIDYSRLKSDKWGSYVSAAGPASNFILFLLTAFIFHPALGIVDVTTYDQPTWVYFCGAMAVLNFIAVVFNLIPLPPFDGFGIIEHKLSNETRWRMRMPQTSLACIALAFFGFGLEPVQRFVWGGFDQLCSMLGLPTDLLAVCFQVVLFNEVPVGV; this is translated from the coding sequence ATGCTCGCCGCCGTCGAGTTCACACCGCTGATGATCGCCGCGCTCATCGGATGGATCATCAGCGTCTGCTTTCACGAATTCTCGCACGCCCTCGTCGCCTACTGGGGCGGCGACACGTCCACGGCCGAACGCGGCTACCTCACCTTCAACCCCGCGAAATACATCGACCCGTTCTTCAGCCTCGCCATTCCCGCGGCCGTGTTCCTGCTCGGCGGCTTCCCCCTGCCCGGCGGCGCGGTGCTCATCGACTACTCGCGTCTTAAATCTGACAAGTGGGGTTCCTACGTCTCCGCCGCCGGACCGGCCAGCAACTTCATTCTCTTTCTCCTGACCGCGTTCATCTTTCACCCGGCCCTGGGCATCGTCGATGTCACCACCTACGACCAGCCAACCTGGGTTTACTTCTGCGGCGCGATGGCTGTGCTCAATTTCATCGCCGTCGTCTTCAATCTGATCCCCCTCCCGCCCTTCGACGGCTTCGGAATCATCGAGCACAAGTTGAGCAACGAGACGCGCTGGCGCATGCGCATGCCGCAGACGTCGCTGGCCTGCATCGCCCTGGCGTTCTTCGGATTCGGACTCGAACCGGTGCAGCGCTTCGTCTGGGGCGGGTTCGATCAGCTGTGCTCCATGCTGGGCCTGCCGACCGACCTGCTCGCCGTGTGCTTCCAGGTCGTCCTGTTCAACGAGGTGCCGGTAGGCGTTTGA
- a CDS encoding cbb3-type cytochrome c oxidase subunit II, protein MFESKAGVFLIAGIGFFALSFLVMGLLPWTIYYNEPELTVDQIAAKGILPDFVDLAERFPDQFKDYFGEVSEKSFAEALALGHKIYVAEACWHCHSQFIRPVSNEDLRWGPVSHALEYQNRLQRPVLFGTRRVGPDLSREGGVRSNDWHIAHFWDPTSVTPSSVMPSYKWFFDGDGYPNKRGMAIITYVQWLGSWLKEYPYYHGDGPSGPTTQPAYPPRTAASQPAAG, encoded by the coding sequence ATGTTTGAATCGAAAGCAGGCGTGTTTCTCATCGCGGGGATCGGCTTCTTCGCGCTCTCGTTCCTCGTCATGGGACTGCTGCCCTGGACGATCTACTACAACGAGCCGGAGCTGACGGTCGATCAGATCGCCGCCAAGGGGATCCTCCCCGATTTTGTCGACCTGGCCGAACGTTTCCCCGATCAGTTTAAGGATTACTTCGGCGAGGTCAGCGAAAAGTCCTTTGCCGAAGCACTGGCGCTGGGCCACAAAATCTACGTTGCAGAGGCCTGCTGGCATTGCCATTCCCAGTTCATCCGGCCTGTCTCGAACGAGGACCTTCGCTGGGGGCCGGTCTCGCACGCCCTGGAGTACCAGAATCGCTTGCAGCGCCCGGTGCTCTTCGGCACGCGGCGCGTCGGGCCGGACCTCTCGCGAGAAGGCGGGGTGCGCAGCAACGACTGGCACATCGCACATTTCTGGGATCCGACCAGTGTCACGCCCAGCTCGGTCATGCCCTCCTACAAGTGGTTCTTCGACGGTGACGGCTATCCGAACAAGCGCGGCATGGCGATCATCACGTACGTCCAATGGCTGGGAAGCTGGCTGAAGGAATATCCGTACTATCATGGGGATGGACCCAGCGGACCGACCACGCAGCCGGCCTATCCGCCGCGAACGGCCGCCAGCCAGCCCGCCGCCGGATGA